One window of the Ignavibacteria bacterium genome contains the following:
- a CDS encoding ATP-binding cassette domain-containing protein: MIDIVNLSLQFGGKYLYKDVNFKINAGDKISLVGSNGTGKSSLLKMLNGYIEPEKGDIFKRKNIAIGYLPQENVTHKGRTLLEEALAGVPNLKELQEKEAEITSLLNDPESDPAERDGLVEQLGEIHLRLEEIDSYSAEARVEKVLLGLGFQMSDFEKLTDHFSGGWQMRIALAKMLIAENDLLMMDEPTNHLDIDSLEWLTGFLKTFKGALLLVSHDRRFVNAVTNKTLEIFMNDFSVFNGNFDHYLKAKAERDERLEHEYDQQQKRMKEIQSFVDRFRYKSSKAKQVQSRVKMLEKFDKIDLPDFEKGIAFKFPEPPKTAQIVYELKNITMRFGDNLVLDKIDLRVEKGDKIAFVGPNGAGKSTLSKIIASVLKPTSGEKILGYNTSIAWFSQEQSEVLDPELDVLETIASESGDMTLPQIRALAGSFLFTGDDVFKKVGVLSGGEKSRVALALLLLKKANLLILDEPTNHLDYTSKQVLQNALVKFSGSLIIVSHDVDFLQPIVNKVVEIRRGSFKIFPGTIEYYLRKRGEEMMERDNLSGRTGSVKTEDSAAVNRKDQKRLEAELRNRRYKATKHINDKIEKIESEIASLEKKVQECEMEMEKPGFFDNAREAMQKTNQYQQLKEDIEKKTAKWEALQFELEEIEKAIDSAMNY; the protein is encoded by the coding sequence ATGATAGATATAGTTAATCTCTCCCTGCAGTTTGGCGGGAAATACCTTTACAAGGATGTTAATTTTAAAATTAATGCCGGTGATAAGATATCTCTTGTTGGTTCAAACGGTACGGGAAAATCATCACTCCTCAAGATGTTGAATGGATACATCGAGCCTGAAAAAGGGGATATTTTCAAAAGGAAGAATATTGCCATTGGCTATCTTCCTCAGGAGAATGTAACCCACAAGGGGAGAACTCTCCTCGAGGAGGCTCTCGCCGGTGTTCCCAATTTGAAGGAACTGCAGGAAAAAGAAGCTGAAATAACCTCCTTGTTAAATGATCCCGAATCTGATCCCGCTGAAAGGGACGGACTTGTTGAGCAGCTCGGAGAAATTCATCTGAGGCTCGAGGAGATCGATTCCTATTCCGCAGAGGCAAGAGTTGAAAAGGTTTTGCTGGGTCTTGGATTCCAGATGAGTGATTTTGAAAAACTCACCGATCATTTTTCCGGTGGCTGGCAGATGAGAATTGCCCTCGCCAAGATGCTTATCGCTGAAAACGATCTTTTGATGATGGATGAGCCTACAAACCATCTCGATATCGACTCCCTCGAATGGCTGACAGGTTTCCTCAAGACTTTCAAAGGTGCACTATTGCTGGTCTCTCACGACCGCCGTTTTGTGAATGCGGTTACGAACAAAACTCTTGAGATTTTCATGAACGATTTCTCGGTTTTTAACGGCAATTTCGATCACTATTTGAAAGCAAAAGCTGAACGGGATGAGCGCCTTGAACATGAGTATGATCAGCAACAGAAAAGAATGAAAGAAATTCAAAGTTTTGTTGATCGTTTCAGATACAAATCTTCCAAAGCGAAGCAGGTGCAAAGCCGGGTGAAGATGCTGGAAAAATTTGATAAAATCGATCTTCCTGACTTTGAGAAAGGTATTGCTTTTAAATTCCCGGAACCTCCAAAAACTGCACAGATTGTATATGAATTAAAAAATATCACAATGAGGTTTGGAGATAATCTGGTTCTTGATAAAATCGATTTACGGGTCGAAAAAGGTGACAAGATTGCGTTTGTGGGTCCCAACGGTGCGGGAAAGTCAACTCTCTCAAAGATTATTGCATCCGTTCTGAAACCAACTTCAGGTGAAAAAATATTGGGTTACAACACTTCGATAGCATGGTTTTCACAGGAGCAGAGCGAGGTACTTGATCCCGAGCTCGATGTCCTTGAAACAATTGCATCTGAATCAGGTGACATGACACTTCCCCAAATCAGGGCTCTTGCAGGTTCATTCCTTTTTACGGGTGATGATGTTTTCAAGAAAGTCGGGGTTCTCTCGGGTGGTGAAAAAAGCAGGGTGGCGCTTGCACTTCTTCTGTTGAAGAAAGCCAACCTTTTGATTCTGGATGAACCTACGAACCATCTTGACTACACCAGTAAGCAGGTTTTGCAGAATGCACTTGTAAAATTTTCAGGTTCTCTGATAATTGTTTCCCATGATGTCGATTTCCTTCAGCCGATCGTGAACAAGGTTGTTGAAATCAGAAGAGGCTCTTTCAAAATCTTCCCGGGTACGATTGAATATTATCTCCGCAAGAGAGGTGAAGAGATGATGGAGAGGGACAACCTCTCAGGACGGACAGGAAGTGTCAAGACGGAAGATTCCGCTGCTGTAAACCGAAAAGACCAAAAGCGACTCGAAGCTGAATTAAGAAACCGCCGCTATAAGGCAACGAAGCATATCAATGATAAAATAGAAAAAATTGAATCAGAGATTGCTTCACTTGAGAAGAAGGTCCAGGAGTGTGAAATGGAGATGGAAAAACCTGGTTTCTTCGACAATGCCCGTGAAGCTATGCAGAAAACAAATCAGTATCAGCAACTCAAGGAAGATATCGAAAAGAAAACCGCCAAATGGGAAGCCCTTCAGTTTGAACTGGAAGAAATTGAGAAAGCTATTGACTCAGCTATGAACTATTAG
- the rsmA gene encoding 16S rRNA (adenine(1518)-N(6)/adenine(1519)-N(6))-dimethyltransferase RsmA — MKPLKRFGQNFLTDPHYINKIVDSFSPQKNDTILEIGPGKGAITEKLLAECENLRVVEIDTRAIELLKVKFPSLQIIEGDFMEVNIREVAGNDKIRVIGNIPYNITTPIIFKLLEERDVLKDVMLMVQLEVAKRITAPPGNKEYGILSVVLGVYATLEYHFKVPSTVFFPKPKVDSAIISLHFNKDESLIKDHKLFRRVVRTAFNQRRKTLRNALSPVLSEMKVDYTPPVDLGLRAEQLTIPDFIGLSNSLCGNFETDS; from the coding sequence TTGAAGCCACTAAAAAGATTTGGTCAGAATTTCCTGACAGACCCGCACTATATAAACAAGATTGTTGATTCATTTTCCCCCCAAAAAAATGACACTATCCTTGAGATCGGTCCCGGCAAAGGAGCGATCACTGAAAAACTTCTTGCTGAATGCGAAAATCTTCGAGTGGTCGAGATTGATACCCGTGCTATCGAACTTCTGAAAGTAAAATTTCCGTCACTTCAAATTATTGAAGGAGATTTTATGGAAGTGAATATCAGGGAAGTGGCGGGGAATGATAAAATCCGGGTAATCGGCAACATCCCATACAATATCACAACTCCCATAATTTTCAAGTTGCTGGAAGAACGAGATGTCTTAAAGGATGTGATGCTGATGGTACAGCTTGAAGTGGCGAAAAGAATAACCGCGCCACCCGGAAACAAGGAATATGGAATATTAAGCGTTGTTCTTGGCGTGTATGCAACTCTGGAATATCATTTCAAAGTACCTTCAACGGTATTTTTCCCAAAACCAAAAGTGGATTCGGCTATTATTTCACTACATTTCAACAAAGACGAATCGCTGATTAAAGATCACAAACTTTTCAGAAGGGTAGTCAGAACCGCTTTTAACCAGAGGCGAAAGACACTTCGAAACGCTCTTTCTCCGGTTTTATCGGAAATGAAGGTTGATTATACACCCCCCGTTGACCTTGGTTTGAGAGCTGAACAGCTTACTATCCCGGATTTTATCGGACTTTCCAACTCCCTTTGCGGGAATTTTGAAACAGATTCGTGA
- the ubiE gene encoding bifunctional demethylmenaquinone methyltransferase/2-methoxy-6-polyprenyl-1,4-benzoquinol methylase UbiE has protein sequence MSTSLFAKEEKKIEVKKMFDSIASRYDLLNRVLSAGVDKYWRKKALKLSKLDGNSVLLDMACGTGDVAIQARKYGVTKIYGADFSYNMLTLFNKKVDWINKKNFQTAAEFIPLKADSVTNVTVAFGVRNFYDIPLAFKEFNRIIKKGGRATVLEFAMPKNRFFKAIYKFYFKNVLPLVGKMVSGHPMAYDYLPDSVEDFDKNVDLVKLFKEAGFSKVDRHLFTFGIVQVVIATN, from the coding sequence ATGTCAACCTCCTTATTCGCAAAAGAAGAAAAGAAAATTGAAGTAAAAAAAATGTTTGACTCGATAGCCTCGCGCTACGACCTTCTGAACAGGGTTTTGAGCGCCGGTGTCGATAAATACTGGAGAAAAAAGGCTCTGAAGCTTAGCAAACTCGACGGAAATTCGGTTCTCCTTGATATGGCGTGTGGTACGGGTGATGTGGCGATCCAAGCGCGAAAATATGGAGTAACAAAGATTTACGGTGCAGATTTCTCCTACAACATGCTCACACTCTTCAATAAAAAAGTTGACTGGATAAATAAAAAGAATTTTCAGACCGCAGCCGAATTTATACCCCTTAAGGCTGATTCGGTAACAAATGTAACAGTTGCATTTGGTGTAAGAAATTTCTACGATATCCCGCTGGCATTCAAAGAGTTCAACCGGATAATTAAAAAAGGTGGGCGGGCAACGGTACTCGAATTCGCAATGCCAAAAAACAGATTCTTCAAAGCGATCTACAAATTCTACTTCAAAAATGTACTTCCATTGGTGGGTAAAATGGTCTCGGGTCATCCCATGGCTTACGACTATCTGCCCGACTCCGTAGAAGATTTCGACAAAAATGTCGATCTCGTCAAACTCTTCAAAGAAGCCGGATTCTCAAAAGTTGACCGTCATCTTTTTACTTTTGGTATAGTGCAGGTAGTGATAGCAACGAACTAG
- a CDS encoding DUF2723 domain-containing protein yields METVKKFYASITTVVVFLVYYSTMAPSVLQIDTGELAAAQALAGIAHPTGYPLFTMLGWLFASIPLPFSVIYQLNLFAAIATSIGVYFFIKSLGYILLNFSVFENFAKTRKSGKSKSSRKNEKSKQVEVQSEEPAKSGFTSNEILLFSILGGLILAFGKTVWFQSTSVEVYSLHLALISGALYTLLRAFTLSSKVRVDGSNTGFILRKEIPWLVFAGALALSFSNHMTTLLIIPATAYLFFVRFKLQKEGFITLGKMLALFFPLLILLYAYLPIRAAMNPEINWGNPVDLERILRHVSGKQYQVWLFSSSAAAAKNFSKFFSGLPAEFYLSLFAAILGIVYLLKRSSKLLITSLLLIFGTVLYAINYDIVDLESYFLLAYVGISLLAVFGIIWLHEKTSDIKKTATLGAVLVLVQVGFTYSSVNQSNNLIFEQYTKAILDKAPKNSLIFSYQWDYFLSASYYFQHVEGLRKDVAVIDKELLRRSWYYNQLNTCYPWLTASYKPEADVFLREVVPFEKEIPYEAQIIEKAYRDVILAILLKNMKDRPVFLAPELVDKELANKEFELPPNIKLVPDLFFFRLTDKDEYIPAPDPDFTYHTGGVDNIYTEQIRLLTGAMLLRRAQYELSYNKKERAKVYIDKVIKDFPGTQVPPEFMEKLK; encoded by the coding sequence ATGGAAACAGTTAAAAAATTCTACGCCTCCATCACAACGGTTGTTGTATTCCTCGTCTATTATTCAACAATGGCTCCCTCCGTTCTTCAGATAGACACCGGAGAACTTGCTGCGGCTCAGGCTTTGGCAGGGATTGCACATCCAACCGGATATCCACTATTTACCATGCTCGGGTGGCTTTTCGCATCGATACCCCTGCCTTTTTCGGTGATTTACCAACTTAATCTTTTCGCAGCGATTGCTACCTCGATCGGTGTTTATTTCTTCATAAAGAGTCTGGGTTACATTCTTCTGAATTTCTCTGTTTTTGAAAATTTTGCAAAGACAAGAAAATCAGGCAAAAGCAAGTCTTCACGCAAAAATGAGAAATCGAAGCAGGTGGAAGTGCAGAGTGAAGAGCCCGCAAAATCAGGGTTCACATCGAATGAAATTTTGCTTTTTTCGATTCTTGGTGGATTAATCCTTGCATTTGGGAAAACTGTCTGGTTCCAGAGCACATCAGTTGAGGTATATTCACTTCATTTGGCGTTGATTTCCGGAGCCTTATACACACTTTTGAGGGCCTTTACTTTGAGTTCAAAAGTTCGCGTTGATGGGAGCAATACCGGGTTCATTTTACGGAAAGAGATACCCTGGCTTGTTTTTGCAGGTGCTCTGGCTCTTTCATTCTCAAATCATATGACAACTCTTTTGATAATTCCGGCAACGGCTTATCTGTTTTTTGTAAGATTTAAATTACAGAAAGAGGGATTCATCACACTTGGGAAAATGCTTGCTCTGTTTTTCCCTCTGTTGATATTGCTGTATGCCTACCTTCCAATAAGGGCGGCTATGAATCCCGAAATCAACTGGGGAAATCCTGTAGATCTGGAACGAATTCTTAGACATGTTTCCGGTAAGCAATATCAGGTCTGGCTTTTCAGTTCATCGGCGGCAGCGGCAAAAAATTTCTCAAAGTTCTTTTCGGGACTCCCGGCAGAGTTCTACCTTTCACTTTTTGCTGCAATTCTTGGAATTGTTTACCTGTTAAAAAGATCTTCAAAGCTCCTGATAACTTCACTTTTACTGATTTTTGGTACAGTACTTTATGCAATAAACTATGATATCGTCGATCTCGAATCATATTTCCTTCTTGCCTATGTCGGGATATCACTTTTGGCAGTATTTGGGATCATTTGGTTGCACGAGAAAACTTCGGATATAAAGAAGACAGCGACTCTCGGGGCTGTTTTGGTTTTGGTTCAGGTTGGATTTACATATAGTTCCGTAAATCAAAGCAATAATCTGATCTTCGAACAGTATACAAAAGCGATTCTGGATAAAGCTCCGAAAAACTCTCTTATATTCAGTTATCAGTGGGACTATTTCCTTTCCGCCTCATATTATTTTCAGCATGTTGAAGGGCTTCGGAAGGATGTGGCGGTGATCGACAAGGAATTGCTCAGAAGATCATGGTATTATAACCAGTTAAATACATGCTACCCGTGGCTGACGGCATCGTATAAACCCGAAGCGGATGTCTTCCTAAGGGAAGTGGTACCGTTTGAGAAGGAAATCCCGTATGAAGCTCAAATAATTGAGAAAGCATACAGGGATGTAATTCTGGCGATACTTCTGAAAAACATGAAGGACAGACCCGTATTCCTCGCTCCCGAACTCGTTGATAAAGAACTTGCGAACAAGGAATTTGAATTGCCGCCAAATATTAAACTTGTGCCCGACCTCTTCTTTTTCCGTCTGACTGATAAAGACGAGTACATTCCGGCTCCTGATCCTGATTTTACATATCATACAGGTGGTGTGGATAATATATACACAGAGCAGATTCGTTTATTGACGGGTGCCATGCTATTAAGAAGAGCGCAGTATGAACTCTCTTACAACAAAAAAGAGAGGGCAAAAGTCTATATTGATAAAGTGATTAAAGATTTCCCGGGAACTCAGGTTCCCCCCGAATTCATGGAAAAATTAAAATAG
- a CDS encoding ROK family protein has protein sequence MEPKFVVSLDVGGTKKLASVVNSAQGIISSLKKQTPENNSHESFSGSLVDLTNEVIQQSGITPEQVASIAVGIPGSVNIETGIIGMAPNLGLKNYNVKEHLNNRLPYPVLIENDVNLAAAGELAYGAAKGKKNVLVVFIGTGIGSGLIIDGKIYRGSGWVAGEIGHINVHEQGPKCGCGKVGCFEALASRTAVVRQIVSEIKKGKQSVLKERIDKNKEIKSKALFKALEAGDKLAVKTVNQSCKTIGRVLAGINNLMNFELIILGGGMMEANENFMLPKIQNTFFKYSIADAAKCVSIVGTNLRDDAAIYGGLVLTEEFLGIKV, from the coding sequence GTGGAACCGAAATTTGTCGTAAGTCTTGATGTTGGCGGCACCAAAAAACTCGCTTCTGTCGTCAACTCAGCCCAAGGAATAATTTCAAGCCTAAAAAAACAAACCCCCGAGAACAACTCGCACGAGTCTTTCTCCGGTTCTCTCGTCGATTTGACCAATGAGGTGATTCAACAGTCAGGCATCACACCCGAACAGGTTGCCTCCATAGCTGTCGGTATTCCGGGATCTGTAAACATAGAAACCGGAATTATCGGAATGGCTCCCAATCTCGGATTGAAAAACTACAATGTGAAAGAACATCTGAACAACAGACTCCCCTACCCGGTCCTTATCGAAAATGATGTGAACCTTGCTGCTGCCGGCGAACTTGCTTACGGTGCTGCAAAAGGGAAAAAGAATGTTCTCGTGGTTTTTATCGGTACGGGTATTGGAAGCGGATTAATCATCGACGGAAAAATCTACCGTGGTTCAGGATGGGTCGCCGGTGAGATCGGACATATTAATGTTCACGAACAAGGTCCGAAGTGCGGCTGCGGAAAAGTCGGTTGTTTCGAAGCTTTGGCAAGCAGAACCGCTGTTGTAAGACAAATAGTCTCAGAAATCAAAAAAGGGAAACAGAGCGTTCTAAAAGAGAGAATCGACAAAAACAAGGAAATTAAAAGCAAGGCTCTCTTCAAAGCTCTCGAAGCAGGTGACAAACTTGCAGTAAAAACCGTGAACCAATCGTGCAAAACAATTGGAAGAGTCCTCGCAGGAATTAACAACCTGATGAATTTTGAACTCATCATCCTCGGTGGCGGCATGATGGAAGCAAATGAAAATTTCATGCTCCCGAAAATCCAAAACACTTTCTTCAAATATTCAATTGCCGATGCTGCGAAGTGCGTTTCCATTGTTGGTACGAATCTCCGAGACGATGCTGCAATTTATGGCGGGCTTGTGTTGACCGAGGAGTTTTTAGGGATTAAAGTTTAA
- a CDS encoding bifunctional phosphoglucose/phosphomannose isomerase produces the protein MLELIKKLDPTNQFEVLLNSYKQIENALENEFDINLDVSRIKKIVISGLGGSAIAGDVFSLWAKDELKVPLFVNRNYGVPNFTSADTLVICSSYSGSTEETLSAYVAAGEKGAKRVCLTTGGTLKVWAERDGVTAVPLMPGFQPRFALYTSFFNILNLFSKLGLVKKDDELVARIVERLKKKGEEFSQPGNSAYSIAAEVNGKLPLIYSAAGVTDSVGTRLKGQFNENGKTHAFHNIFPEMNHNEIIGWETYGVINESYFVFEVLDDTIHPQIRKRFEVFNEILGKLKVPVVMIQSNLPTYQERLFDMIYYGDWITYYRAIVWGKDPVEIDYIHLLKERLKQ, from the coding sequence ATGTTAGAATTAATTAAAAAATTAGATCCGACAAACCAGTTCGAGGTTTTGTTAAACTCTTATAAACAAATTGAAAACGCTCTCGAAAACGAGTTCGATATAAATCTTGATGTGTCGCGTATTAAAAAGATTGTCATTTCAGGTCTTGGTGGCTCTGCCATCGCCGGTGATGTTTTCTCGTTATGGGCAAAGGATGAGCTAAAAGTGCCCTTGTTTGTGAACAGAAACTACGGAGTTCCAAACTTTACTTCGGCTGATACACTTGTGATTTGTTCCTCTTACTCAGGTTCAACGGAAGAGACTCTTTCAGCTTATGTGGCAGCCGGTGAAAAAGGAGCAAAGCGGGTTTGTCTTACCACAGGCGGGACTCTGAAGGTATGGGCTGAAAGGGATGGAGTAACTGCCGTTCCGCTGATGCCCGGCTTTCAACCGAGGTTCGCTCTCTACACTTCATTTTTTAATATTCTAAATCTCTTTTCAAAACTCGGCCTGGTTAAGAAGGATGATGAACTTGTTGCAAGAATTGTGGAGAGATTGAAAAAGAAAGGCGAAGAGTTCTCGCAACCCGGAAATTCTGCTTACTCTATCGCTGCCGAGGTTAACGGAAAACTTCCTTTAATTTACTCTGCTGCAGGTGTTACTGATTCGGTTGGTACCAGATTAAAAGGTCAGTTTAACGAGAACGGTAAAACTCACGCATTTCACAATATTTTCCCCGAAATGAATCACAATGAAATTATCGGATGGGAAACCTACGGTGTAATTAATGAGTCATATTTTGTATTTGAAGTGCTGGATGATACAATCCACCCCCAAATCAGAAAACGATTCGAAGTATTCAATGAGATTCTCGGTAAACTTAAAGTTCCCGTTGTCATGATTCAGAGCAATCTTCCGACATATCAGGAGAGACTGTTCGATATGATTTACTACGGTGACTGGATCACCTACTACAGGGCAATCGTGTGGGGAAAAGACCCAGTTGAAATTGATTACATACATTTATTAAAAGAAAGACTTAAACAGTAA